In Bradyrhizobium sp. WD16, the genomic stretch GGCGACGACTGCCGCGAGGGCCTGACCGCGGTGCTCTCGGTGAAGGTGCCGGACCCGAAATTCTCGTCCCAGACCAAGGACAAGCTGGTGTCCTCCGAGGTTCGGCCGGTGGTCGAGGGCGTCGTCAACGAGATGCTGGCGGCCTGGCTCGAGGAACACCCGGCCGAAGCCCGCGGCGTGGTCGGCAAGGTGATCCAGGCGGCGGCGGCACGCGAGGCCGCGCGCAAGGCCCGCGAACTCACCCGCAAGAGCCCGCTCGGCGTCACCTCGCTGCCCGGCAAGCTCGCCGACTGCCAGGAGCGCGATCCGGCCAAATCCGAACTCTTCATCGTCGAGGGCGACTCGGCAGGCGGCTCGGCCAAGCAGGGCCGCAACCGCGAATTCCAGGCGGTGCTGCCGCTGCGCGGCAAGATCCTCAATGTCGAGCGCGCCCGCTTCGACAAGATGCTGTCCTCCGAACAGGTCGGCACCCTGATCACCGCGCTCGGCACCGGCATCGGCCGCGAGGATTTCGATCTTTCCAAGCTGCGCTACCACAAGATCATCATCATGACGGACGCCGACGTCGACGGCGCCCATATCCGCACCCTGCTGCTGACCTTCTTCTTCCGCCAGATGCCTGATCTGATCGAGGCCGGTCATCTCTACATCGCCCAGCCGCCGCTCTATAGGGTGAGCCGCGGCAAGTCCGAGCAATATCTCAAGGACGAGCGGGCGCTCGAGGACTACCTGATCGAGACCGGGCTCGAGGACTGCGTCTACCGCCTCGCCACCGGCGAGGAGCGGGCCGGCAAGGACCTTCTGGCGCTGGTCGAGGATGCCCGTGTGGTGCGCTCGACGCTGCAAGGCTTGCACAGCCGCTACAATCGCAGCGTGGTCGAACAGGCCGCCATCGCCGGCGTGCTCAATCCACGCGTCACCAGCGACGTCGAAACCGCCAACGCCGCCGCCGACTACATCGCCAAGCGTCTCGATGCCCTGGCCGACGAGGTCGAGCGCGGCTGGGTCGGCCAATTCATCGAAGGCGAAGGCTTCGCCTTCGAGCGCACTGTCCGCGGCGTGCGGGAACATGCCATGCTGGATGCGGCGCTGCTCGGCTCGGCCGAGGCCCGCAAGCTCGACGAATTCGCGCCGCGCCTGCAGGAAGCCTATCCCCGGCCCGGCATCCTGCGGCGCAAGGACAGCGAGACCTTCGTCCATGGCCCGGTCGGCCTGTTCGAGGCGGTGACCGATGCCGCCCGCAAGGGCGTGGCGCTGCAGCGTTACAAAGGCCTCGGCGAGATGAACCCCGAGCAGCTGTGGGAGACGACGCTCAACAGCGATGTCCGCTCGCTGCTCCAGGTCAAGGTCAAGGAGGCCGACGAGGCCGACGACATCTTCACCAAGCTGATGGGCGACGTGGTCGAGCCGCGCCGCGAGTTCATCCAGGACAACGCGCTCGCCGCCAGCGTCGATGTGTGAGCGGTCGGGGCGGCTTATCTCCTCGGCGCTCACCAGATGACGGCGTGCCGCACCGGTGATGGCCCGCTATCACCGATGCGAGGCGGCAATGCGAAGCCAAATCAGAGATCACACTGATATTCTGCGTGTGCCACGTCTCAACGTCGACCTTTACTCCCGGGTGGACAGGCCACCCACCGCTCGCATCGCATCTGCTTCTCGGATTGCAGGCATTCTTTGCTGGGTCTGGCGCAAATGTTGTTCTTGGAGTCCCATTCTAGACACTCCTTGGAATATCGGATGCAGGTTTCGACCGCGCGCCACTGCTCGCAACATT encodes the following:
- the gyrB gene encoding DNA topoisomerase (ATP-hydrolyzing) subunit B; this encodes MTEPARQPIADPAAVIPEYGAESIKVLKGLDAVRKRPGMYIGDTDDGSGLHHMVYEVVDNAIDEALGGYATQVLVTLNADGSVTVYDDGRGIPTDIHKGEGISAAEVIMTQLHAGGKFDQNSYKVSGGLHGVGVSVVNALSTKLILRIWRGGKEHYLEFAHGEAVAPLKVIGDAHGKRGTEVTFYPSSETFTMVEFDYATLEHRLRELAFLNSGVRILLSDKRHAVEQHEEMLYEGGIEAFVRYLDRNKTSVMPAPIVIRSEQNGIGVEAALWWNDSYHENVLCFTNNIPQRDGGTHLAGFRGALTRQITGYADTSGISKKEKFSLTGDDCREGLTAVLSVKVPDPKFSSQTKDKLVSSEVRPVVEGVVNEMLAAWLEEHPAEARGVVGKVIQAAAAREAARKARELTRKSPLGVTSLPGKLADCQERDPAKSELFIVEGDSAGGSAKQGRNREFQAVLPLRGKILNVERARFDKMLSSEQVGTLITALGTGIGREDFDLSKLRYHKIIIMTDADVDGAHIRTLLLTFFFRQMPDLIEAGHLYIAQPPLYRVSRGKSEQYLKDERALEDYLIETGLEDCVYRLATGEERAGKDLLALVEDARVVRSTLQGLHSRYNRSVVEQAAIAGVLNPRVTSDVETANAAADYIAKRLDALADEVERGWVGQFIEGEGFAFERTVRGVREHAMLDAALLGSAEARKLDEFAPRLQEAYPRPGILRRKDSETFVHGPVGLFEAVTDAARKGVALQRYKGLGEMNPEQLWETTLNSDVRSLLQVKVKEADEADDIFTKLMGDVVEPRREFIQDNALAASVDV